A window from Hoeflea sp. IMCC20628 encodes these proteins:
- a CDS encoding ABC transporter substrate-binding protein → MVYMSLLLRSSAAMSVVLAFGVQASAADSVTFGTNWLAQPEHGGFYQSVADGTYAACGLDVTIAQGGPQVNNRALLLAGKIEFHMGGNMLEAFSAVEQEIPVKVVAASFQKEPQVIMTHPGQGLDTWEELKNAEQFILGDAGFQSYYQYMITEYGFDASKRVPYTFNPAPFIANPKSAQQGYITSEPFAVEREDGFVPNLFLVADHGFDTYSTTIEVMQATIDNKPEAIKCFVEGSIKGWYTYLYGDNSAANALIQKDNPDMTDEQIAFSIDKLKQYGIVDSGDTETMGIGAMTDARMESFYANMVKAGVVKDGIDIKASYTLDYVNNGVGLDLKK, encoded by the coding sequence ATGGTGTATATGTCGCTTCTTCTTCGATCTTCCGCCGCGATGTCGGTCGTATTGGCTTTTGGCGTGCAGGCTTCTGCCGCTGACTCTGTCACTTTTGGCACCAATTGGCTGGCGCAGCCCGAACATGGCGGCTTTTATCAGTCCGTTGCCGATGGCACCTATGCCGCCTGCGGCCTTGATGTTACAATCGCCCAGGGCGGCCCCCAGGTGAACAACCGCGCATTGCTGCTGGCCGGCAAAATCGAGTTTCACATGGGCGGCAACATGCTTGAAGCGTTCTCTGCGGTCGAGCAGGAGATCCCGGTCAAGGTTGTCGCAGCCTCCTTCCAGAAGGAACCGCAAGTTATCATGACCCATCCCGGTCAGGGTCTCGACACCTGGGAAGAGCTGAAGAATGCCGAACAGTTCATTTTGGGCGATGCCGGTTTCCAGAGCTATTATCAATACATGATAACCGAGTACGGTTTTGATGCGTCCAAGCGGGTGCCCTACACATTCAATCCGGCGCCTTTCATCGCCAACCCGAAATCGGCACAGCAGGGCTACATCACCTCCGAACCGTTCGCGGTTGAACGTGAGGACGGCTTTGTTCCGAACCTGTTCCTGGTCGCCGACCATGGTTTCGACACCTACTCGACCACCATCGAGGTGATGCAGGCCACCATCGACAACAAGCCCGAAGCCATCAAATGCTTCGTAGAGGGTTCGATCAAGGGCTGGTACACCTACCTCTATGGCGATAATTCAGCCGCCAACGCCCTGATCCAGAAAGACAATCCGGACATGACCGATGAGCAGATCGCGTTCTCGATCGACAAGCTCAAGCAATACGGCATCGTCGATTCCGGCGACACCGAAACCATGGGCATCGGCGCCATGACCGACGCGCGAATGGAGAGCTTCTACGCCAACATGGTCAAGGCTGGTGTGGTCAAGGACGGCATCGACATCAAGGCCTCCTACACGCTCGACTACGTCAATAATGGCGTTGGCCTTGAT